In one window of Leptospira hartskeerlii DNA:
- a CDS encoding mannose-1-phosphate guanylyltransferase, whose translation MTQDKPVVLIMAGGKGERFWPRSRVSTPKQLQKVYSKNTLLKETLNRAYTITSPDRVFIGTNATLKKAILAQERSFPENNFIIEPEGKNTAPIIALASLYFKEKFGDPVQVVLSADAWVNSDKEFAKSIQKALKEADEHLVLLGIKPNRPEVGYGYIASGKPTKHGFEVKSFFEKPDVKTAIKYIKKANFYWNPGIFLWKTSLILDEFEKHSPKILKPLKDRFPFKKMGDLGEAFKLLPSEPVDIAIMEKSARIRMVEASFSWDDVGSWLSLERVLPGDNQGNRHIGKEILFYKSGNNVTQTRKEFTALLGVQDIVVVEEEDVLFIASKEGIGDIKNMVAEIRKNKGLQKYTE comes from the coding sequence ATGACACAAGACAAACCCGTAGTACTCATTATGGCGGGGGGAAAAGGAGAAAGATTCTGGCCAAGATCCAGAGTTTCCACTCCTAAACAACTCCAGAAAGTATATTCTAAAAATACTCTTCTAAAAGAGACTTTAAATCGTGCTTATACGATCACAAGTCCTGATAGAGTTTTTATCGGAACAAACGCTACTTTAAAAAAAGCGATCTTAGCTCAGGAAAGAAGTTTCCCTGAAAATAATTTTATCATAGAGCCTGAAGGAAAAAACACCGCACCAATCATAGCTCTCGCGTCTTTATATTTTAAAGAAAAATTCGGAGATCCGGTTCAGGTGGTATTATCTGCGGATGCTTGGGTAAATTCAGACAAAGAATTTGCTAAGAGTATCCAAAAGGCTTTGAAAGAAGCAGACGAACATTTAGTTCTGCTCGGTATCAAACCGAATCGTCCTGAAGTAGGCTATGGTTATATCGCTTCAGGGAAACCGACTAAACACGGATTCGAAGTAAAATCATTCTTCGAAAAGCCGGATGTAAAAACGGCGATCAAGTATATTAAAAAAGCAAACTTCTATTGGAATCCGGGCATCTTTCTTTGGAAGACTAGTCTGATCCTGGACGAGTTTGAAAAACATTCTCCTAAAATACTAAAACCTCTTAAGGATAGATTTCCATTCAAGAAGATGGGAGATCTGGGAGAAGCATTCAAACTTCTTCCTTCCGAACCTGTTGATATAGCTATCATGGAAAAGAGCGCTCGTATCAGAATGGTGGAGGCAAGCTTCTCATGGGACGATGTTGGTTCTTGGCTATCGTTGGAGAGAGTATTGCCCGGAGATAACCAAGGCAATCGCCATATCGGTAAAGAAATTCTATTTTATAAATCCGGAAATAACGTCACTCAAACTAGAAAAGAATTCACCGCACTACTCGGAGTCCAGGATATCGTAGTTGTTGAAGAGGAAGATGTTCTCTTCATCGCTTCTAAAGAAGGTATAGGTGATATCAAGAATATGGTTGCCGAGATCCGTAAAAATAAAGGTTTACAAAAGTACACTGAATAA
- a CDS encoding chemotaxis protein CheW, protein MSAEIEHQYILFSLGEEEYALPIVLVDEIIKIHNLVKVPRSKNYFAGIMDIRGKVVKMVDLGVKLNIPHSHEQDYDRAIVVKIGGESVGIIVDKVANVALFPPETINPPPPSIKGISSRYITGVGKKDDRFIILIDIEKILGSEELAELGAGAK, encoded by the coding sequence ATGTCCGCCGAAATCGAACACCAGTACATTCTATTTAGCTTGGGAGAGGAAGAATACGCTCTTCCAATCGTTCTTGTGGATGAGATCATCAAGATCCATAACCTGGTCAAGGTTCCCAGGTCCAAAAATTACTTCGCAGGTATCATGGATATCCGAGGCAAAGTAGTTAAGATGGTAGACCTAGGCGTGAAACTCAATATTCCCCATTCCCACGAGCAAGATTACGACCGCGCAATCGTGGTAAAAATAGGCGGAGAATCCGTCGGCATTATAGTAGATAAGGTAGCTAACGTAGCACTCTTTCCTCCGGAAACAATCAATCCTCCTCCTCCTTCTATCAAAGGAATTTCCTCCCGTTATATTACGGGTGTCGGTAAAAAGGACGATAGGTTCATCATCCTGATCGATATCGAAAAAATTCTAGGATCAGAAGAATTAGCGGAGTTGGGTGCCGGAGCGAAATGA
- a CDS encoding LIC_12238 family plasminogen-binding lipoprotein yields MIQGMKVRFFYFIILLYFFFVSCLGMSGEFGWALVDETKQSLLEKKFTTVQEFTLTREKLIFPTNKTLVYLYKFSRIPNPEAEIYVSLSRFQVGFNEIEVNRKRPELSSSSITGRFQELTAGKYLVKVSYEGEVIDQVEFRVIEPEEREEEKESGDDVEKYTKAKKTLN; encoded by the coding sequence ATGATCCAAGGAATGAAGGTCCGGTTTTTCTATTTTATAATTTTATTATACTTCTTCTTTGTTTCTTGTTTGGGAATGAGCGGAGAATTCGGCTGGGCTTTGGTGGATGAGACCAAACAAAGTTTGCTGGAGAAAAAATTCACTACCGTCCAGGAATTCACTCTTACAAGAGAGAAACTGATCTTCCCCACTAACAAAACCCTGGTATATCTTTACAAATTTTCGAGAATTCCTAATCCGGAAGCAGAGATCTATGTGAGCCTTAGCAGATTCCAAGTGGGTTTTAACGAAATAGAAGTTAATCGTAAAAGGCCTGAACTTTCTAGCTCCAGTATCACCGGACGTTTCCAAGAACTGACCGCAGGCAAATATTTAGTCAAGGTCTCCTACGAAGGAGAAGTAATCGATCAGGTAGAATTCAGAGTAATAGAACCGGAAGAAAGGGAAGAAGAAAAAGAATCCGGCGACGATGTGGAAAAATACACTAAAGCCAAGAAAACTCTGAATTAA
- a CDS encoding CBS domain-containing protein → MLVKDILEKKDRKILSVEPSTTVWEAIRFMTKYDIGSVIVLKEGKLAGIFTERDLLHFASTDREAVFEKTVADLMSTTLTTMQPNDQVDEVLSIMLKKRIRHMPILDGNRLVGIVSIGDAVKAKIAKTEEENKNLKNYIYSESGFI, encoded by the coding sequence ATGCTGGTAAAAGATATCTTGGAAAAAAAGGACCGAAAGATCCTCTCGGTGGAACCCAGTACTACCGTTTGGGAAGCGATCCGATTTATGACCAAGTATGATATAGGTTCCGTGATCGTGCTCAAAGAAGGGAAACTCGCCGGTATATTTACAGAAAGGGATTTACTTCATTTCGCCTCCACAGATCGGGAAGCAGTATTCGAGAAAACAGTGGCGGATCTAATGTCCACCACATTGACTACTATGCAACCGAACGACCAAGTGGATGAGGTTCTTTCCATTATGCTGAAAAAAAGGATCCGGCACATGCCCATTCTGGATGGGAACCGATTGGTGGGGATCGTCTCTATCGGAGATGCGGTAAAAGCCAAAATCGCAAAGACGGAAGAAGAGAATAAAAACTTAAAAAATTATATATATAGCGAATCCGGATTTATCTGA
- a CDS encoding ATP-binding response regulator yields the protein MSSSSEQPNILIVEDEWLLSFNLQKTLQNLGYKVAGVAANGLDAQSIFKETDPDLVLMDISIEGDMDGIQTAQHIQRIKDVPIVFMTAYTDDSTFMRAMDAASTYAYITKPFQNHQLKSSIEIALRQQKRLGIVKESGKEFKNVIQSISEGAVSLDAEGNIIFLNHSAEELTGWTLQEALGKPGDVVLSFIQTQIGSGEHPDNLGHNLRYIPAVLVRKDDRKIRVGFRVSPIRDEANRIVGSIVTFSELDLLSVSEKRISEMEKVIQSEKRLESIQKLAAGIAHEINNPLMGVINYGNIIRNKKDLPADIRNYARVIIEQGERISGIIRNLISFSRSDNEEPTWCKLDDILAGVEGIISELLKSKNLEISKNIPADLPDVFLKQNQIKEVLYYLLYFYADGVGSDLKGSTIHFNAGLEDTKTDSGKYLVLRLSGTLDGELDPENAFQPFERIQSDDSRIGMGLSVCYGIIQSNQGKLDVQKSSSGTDFHIRLPVQTK from the coding sequence ATGAGTTCTTCTTCAGAACAACCGAATATTCTAATCGTCGAAGACGAGTGGCTTCTATCTTTCAACCTGCAAAAGACTCTCCAAAATTTAGGCTATAAGGTTGCGGGAGTCGCTGCGAACGGTCTGGACGCTCAATCTATTTTTAAGGAAACTGATCCGGATCTAGTTCTCATGGATATCTCCATCGAAGGGGATATGGATGGGATCCAAACAGCACAACATATACAAAGGATCAAAGACGTTCCGATCGTTTTTATGACCGCGTATACCGACGACTCCACATTTATGAGAGCGATGGATGCTGCTTCTACTTATGCTTATATTACTAAACCGTTCCAGAACCACCAACTTAAGTCTTCAATAGAGATCGCACTTCGCCAACAAAAACGTTTGGGAATCGTTAAGGAAAGTGGAAAAGAATTTAAGAATGTGATCCAAAGTATTTCGGAAGGCGCTGTTTCTTTAGATGCGGAAGGAAATATTATATTTCTAAATCATTCCGCAGAGGAGTTGACTGGCTGGACCTTACAAGAGGCTCTTGGAAAACCGGGAGATGTAGTTCTTTCTTTTATCCAAACCCAAATCGGCTCGGGAGAGCATCCTGATAATTTAGGTCATAACCTTAGATACATCCCGGCGGTCTTAGTTAGAAAGGATGATCGAAAGATCAGAGTAGGCTTCAGGGTTTCTCCTATTAGAGACGAGGCGAATCGTATTGTAGGAAGTATCGTAACATTCTCCGAATTGGACCTTTTATCCGTATCCGAAAAAAGGATCTCAGAAATGGAGAAGGTGATCCAATCCGAAAAAAGATTGGAATCCATCCAGAAATTGGCGGCAGGTATCGCTCATGAGATCAATAATCCTCTTATGGGTGTGATCAACTATGGAAATATTATCCGGAACAAAAAGGACCTTCCTGCTGATATTCGAAATTACGCCAGAGTCATTATAGAACAAGGAGAAAGGATTTCGGGTATTATCCGGAATTTGATCTCATTCTCCCGTTCAGATAACGAAGAACCTACTTGGTGTAAACTGGATGATATTTTGGCGGGGGTAGAGGGCATTATCTCCGAATTATTGAAGTCTAAGAACTTGGAAATTTCCAAGAATATTCCAGCCGATCTGCCTGATGTATTCTTAAAACAGAATCAAATTAAAGAAGTATTATATTATCTTTTGTATTTTTATGCGGATGGAGTCGGCTCAGACTTGAAAGGAAGTACAATCCATTTTAACGCAGGATTGGAAGATACTAAAACTGATTCCGGAAAGTATTTGGTACTCAGACTTTCCGGAACCTTGGATGGAGAATTAGACCCTGAGAATGCTTTCCAACCTTTCGAGAGGATACAATCGGATGATTCGCGGATAGGGATGGGCCTTTCCGTTTGTTATGGGATCATCCAATCCAATCAGGGAAAACTGGATGTCCAAAAATCCAGCTCGGGTACTGACTTCCATATTCGGCTTCCGGTGCAGACTAAATAG
- a CDS encoding class I fructose-bisphosphate aldolase: MLDKIKSALGAEADSLLNHVSKTIPKETLTIPGSNYIDEIFAKTDRNNSVLKNFQSIYNTGRLAGTGYLSILPVDQGIEHSAGASFAKNPAYFDPENIVKLAIEGGCNAVASTLGVLGLVSRKYAHKIPFVVKINHNELLSYPNKFDQILFANVEQAFDMGAAAVGATIYFGSDESSRQIQEISEAFHRAHELGLVTILWAYLRNDAFKNDKADYHIATDLTGQANHLAATIQADIVKQKLPETNLGGFRDLKFGKKDDKMYTDLSSDHPIDMARYQVANCYMGKIGLINSGGPSGSNDLGDAVKAAVINKRAGGMGLISGRKAFQKPMKDGVALLNAIQDVYLSKDVTIA; this comes from the coding sequence ATGTTAGATAAAATCAAGAGCGCATTAGGTGCGGAAGCGGATTCTCTCTTAAATCATGTCTCTAAAACCATCCCCAAGGAAACCCTGACCATCCCTGGTTCGAATTACATTGACGAAATTTTTGCTAAAACTGACAGAAACAACTCTGTTCTTAAAAATTTCCAATCCATCTACAACACTGGACGTCTTGCTGGAACAGGATATCTTTCCATTCTTCCTGTGGACCAAGGGATCGAACACAGCGCGGGTGCTTCTTTCGCTAAAAACCCTGCTTATTTCGATCCGGAGAACATCGTAAAACTCGCTATTGAAGGCGGATGTAACGCAGTTGCTTCCACTCTTGGAGTTTTAGGACTCGTGTCTCGCAAGTACGCTCACAAAATTCCTTTTGTAGTAAAGATCAATCATAACGAACTTCTAAGCTATCCAAACAAATTCGACCAGATCCTCTTTGCAAACGTAGAGCAGGCATTCGATATGGGAGCAGCTGCAGTTGGAGCTACTATCTATTTCGGTTCTGACGAAAGTTCCAGACAAATCCAGGAGATCTCCGAAGCTTTCCACAGAGCTCATGAACTTGGACTCGTAACAATTCTTTGGGCTTATCTTAGAAATGATGCATTCAAAAATGATAAGGCTGATTATCATATTGCTACCGACCTTACCGGACAAGCAAACCATTTGGCTGCTACTATCCAGGCAGATATCGTAAAACAAAAATTACCTGAAACCAATTTAGGCGGATTCAGAGATCTGAAATTCGGTAAAAAAGACGATAAGATGTATACTGATCTTTCTTCCGATCATCCGATCGATATGGCGAGATACCAAGTGGCAAACTGTTACATGGGTAAAATCGGTCTGATCAACTCCGGTGGACCTTCCGGTTCTAATGACCTTGGTGATGCTGTAAAAGCTGCAGTTATCAATAAAAGAGCGGGTGGAATGGGACTTATCTCTGGAAGAAAGGCATTCCAAAAGCCGATGAAAGACGGAGTTGCCCTATTAAACGCGATCCAGGATGTTTATTTGTCTAAGGATGTAACAATCGCGTAA
- a CDS encoding cysteine synthase A: protein MEIKKGFADAIGNTPLIRLNYYSDLTGCEILGKAEFLNPGGSVKDRAALFIIEEAEKKGFLKPGGTVVEGTAGNTGIGLVHICNAKGYKCLIVIPDTQSKEKIDLLRTLGAEVRTVPAVPYKDPGNYVKVSARIAEETPNAIWANQFDNVANRLAHYHTTGPEIWRQTEGKVDAWLASLGTGGTFSGTAMFLKEKNPKIKTIAAEPYGSAIYNFVKKGELSSEGNSFTEGIGNGRITENMKDAPFDDAIRVTDAECLEFIYTLLRKDGLFVGGSSGINVGAAVKLAKELGPGHTIVTILADSGARYQSRLYDQDWLKSKGYSIPEV from the coding sequence ATGGAGATCAAAAAAGGTTTTGCGGATGCTATCGGGAACACTCCTCTGATCCGTTTGAATTATTATTCGGATCTAACAGGTTGTGAAATTTTAGGAAAGGCGGAATTCTTAAATCCTGGAGGTTCGGTAAAAGACAGAGCAGCATTATTCATCATTGAAGAAGCGGAGAAGAAAGGATTCTTAAAACCGGGAGGGACAGTGGTCGAAGGCACTGCGGGAAATACGGGAATTGGCCTAGTACATATCTGCAATGCGAAAGGATACAAATGTCTGATCGTGATCCCAGACACACAATCCAAAGAAAAAATAGATCTACTTAGAACACTTGGAGCGGAAGTAAGAACGGTCCCTGCAGTCCCTTATAAAGATCCTGGAAACTACGTAAAAGTTTCCGCTCGTATCGCAGAAGAAACTCCTAATGCGATTTGGGCCAACCAATTCGACAACGTCGCAAACCGTTTAGCGCATTATCATACTACAGGACCTGAGATCTGGAGACAAACAGAAGGAAAAGTGGACGCTTGGCTTGCATCTTTAGGAACAGGAGGAACATTCAGCGGGACAGCTATGTTCTTAAAGGAAAAAAATCCTAAGATCAAAACGATTGCAGCTGAACCATACGGATCAGCAATTTATAATTTTGTAAAGAAGGGAGAACTAAGCTCCGAAGGAAATTCTTTTACGGAAGGTATCGGTAACGGTAGAATTACAGAGAATATGAAAGACGCACCTTTTGATGATGCGATCCGAGTCACTGACGCAGAATGTTTAGAGTTTATTTATACACTTCTCCGTAAAGACGGATTGTTTGTGGGAGGTTCTAGTGGGATCAATGTAGGTGCCGCGGTAAAACTAGCAAAAGAACTTGGACCTGGACATACAATCGTTACGATTCTTGCGGACAGTGGAGCGAGATACCAGTCCAGGTTATATGACCAGGACTGGTTGAAATCGAAAGGATACTCTATTCCGGAAGTTTAG
- a CDS encoding LA_0442/LA_0875 N-terminal domain-containing protein, whose amino-acid sequence MKNLRSILLGSVSVILITIAFSQVSAETILLKNGEKTYGTVIDQSTDTVTILKETKRQTLAKSQILKIIFKDIKDEAELAKLFDAEKKKLNKDGKKPEKEEQLDTVLLEQMIKENSYKAVQKRLALIEKYIDEQDSSWEEYISANRNPWEPVWKSAILPGWGLSTMKHDNYARAYQIGIGLSILVAIGGSQAATEQHNKAENRLSKILFEDPVTYAQIQGSGITGASVLVTKLQSDSISEYNSFKSKENQYETYSRTGLYMGVGLYLVQLAQSYFLGQKWATHNIIQTPSGEAVKEGFNFKSNYMPIAAGGASNLWEYRTDLRYVSTF is encoded by the coding sequence ATGAAAAATCTCCGCTCAATTCTACTAGGATCAGTATCCGTTATCCTCATTACGATCGCATTCAGCCAAGTTTCGGCGGAAACGATCCTCTTAAAAAATGGTGAAAAAACCTATGGAACTGTAATCGATCAGTCTACAGACACGGTTACAATTCTGAAAGAAACCAAAAGGCAAACCTTAGCCAAGTCCCAGATCTTAAAGATTATCTTCAAGGATATCAAAGACGAGGCAGAACTTGCAAAATTATTCGACGCTGAAAAGAAAAAACTGAACAAAGACGGCAAGAAGCCAGAAAAAGAAGAACAATTGGACACTGTTCTTTTGGAACAGATGATCAAGGAAAACAGTTATAAGGCGGTGCAAAAACGTCTGGCATTGATCGAGAAGTACATAGACGAACAAGATTCTAGTTGGGAAGAATATATTTCCGCCAATCGAAATCCTTGGGAGCCAGTTTGGAAATCCGCAATTCTCCCTGGTTGGGGACTTTCCACAATGAAGCATGATAACTATGCCAGAGCCTATCAAATAGGAATCGGTCTATCTATCCTTGTTGCGATCGGTGGAAGCCAAGCTGCAACGGAACAGCATAATAAAGCGGAGAATCGACTGAGTAAAATTTTATTCGAAGATCCAGTTACTTACGCACAGATCCAAGGTTCAGGTATTACAGGCGCCTCAGTTCTCGTGACTAAACTGCAATCGGATAGTATTTCAGAATATAATTCCTTCAAGAGTAAAGAAAACCAATACGAGACTTATAGCAGAACCGGACTTTATATGGGTGTCGGTTTGTATTTAGTCCAATTGGCTCAGAGTTATTTCTTAGGCCAAAAATGGGCCACTCACAATATTATCCAAACTCCTTCCGGAGAAGCAGTTAAAGAAGGATTCAATTTTAAAAGTAATTATATGCCTATCGCAGCAGGTGGTGCGAGTAATCTTTGGGAATACCGCACCGACTTAAGGTATGTAAGCACTTTCTAA
- a CDS encoding LIC_11321 family protein: MNFRTPILVFAFSCLCWVSSSVSGVSPEPSKDTKNQEPSPKKEKPSKIQGCCRIKYEGGGIDYFPSTEEECVAKSGFQSFEKNSALCFQSLWD, encoded by the coding sequence ATGAATTTCAGAACTCCGATCTTGGTTTTTGCATTTAGTTGTCTTTGTTGGGTCTCTAGTTCTGTCTCGGGAGTTTCTCCTGAACCTTCTAAAGATACAAAGAACCAAGAGCCATCACCCAAAAAGGAAAAACCTTCTAAGATCCAAGGGTGTTGCCGGATCAAATACGAAGGAGGAGGGATCGACTATTTTCCCTCCACCGAGGAAGAATGTGTAGCTAAGTCGGGCTTCCAGAGTTTCGAAAAAAATTCAGCACTATGTTTCCAGTCTCTCTGGGATTAA
- a CDS encoding LIC11086 family outer membrane transporter, protein MFLIFQKHTLSFFIRIFTFLFFIFLGGEIFAHHAGEGQNMISSTRFVDPFTGKREKPSDYFLITQDFQKGTIDNSNLHTTTVFGELNFAGGKFAANFSAPWTYYEQKDRSDAARYGKAFVGAKWNPLIDTGWPFFIILEGRLGFPSGGDTDKFAGGDYYSGIANLTLGATWKQFLFVLRGSGIFPLSKDHANLDTQSGLPYWAQSSTTQNTEEHPEIQKITQWFAYVTYFWSKDFSVFGGLLYRTPYVNVIGGGSLLEEDSETQKKFPKAFKEASLGFNYTLTKGTYLTIAGRLPLIRDPEIRLYDYAITTSISFEIPEWRDSSKKSEKEAEEFESEDDLEKK, encoded by the coding sequence ATGTTTCTAATATTTCAAAAACATACACTTTCGTTCTTTATACGAATCTTTACATTTCTCTTCTTTATCTTTTTAGGAGGAGAAATTTTTGCCCACCATGCAGGAGAAGGACAGAATATGATCTCTTCCACAAGATTCGTGGATCCTTTTACCGGCAAAAGAGAGAAACCTTCCGATTATTTTCTGATCACTCAGGATTTTCAAAAAGGAACAATTGATAATTCTAATCTTCATACGACTACGGTTTTCGGTGAGCTTAACTTTGCGGGCGGTAAATTTGCGGCGAACTTCAGCGCTCCTTGGACCTATTATGAGCAGAAGGATAGAAGTGATGCTGCTCGTTACGGTAAGGCATTCGTGGGAGCCAAATGGAATCCTTTGATAGATACGGGCTGGCCATTCTTTATTATTTTAGAAGGTAGACTTGGTTTTCCTTCCGGTGGTGATACGGATAAATTCGCTGGTGGAGATTATTATTCAGGGATCGCGAATCTTACCCTAGGCGCTACTTGGAAACAATTCCTATTTGTACTTAGAGGTTCAGGTATTTTTCCACTTTCTAAGGATCATGCGAATTTGGATACTCAGTCAGGTCTTCCCTATTGGGCGCAAAGTTCAACAACTCAGAACACGGAAGAACATCCCGAGATCCAAAAGATCACACAATGGTTTGCATACGTTACTTATTTTTGGTCCAAGGATTTTAGCGTTTTCGGCGGACTTTTATACAGGACTCCTTATGTGAACGTGATCGGTGGTGGTAGCCTTTTGGAAGAAGATTCAGAAACCCAGAAAAAATTCCCGAAAGCATTCAAGGAAGCTAGTTTAGGTTTTAATTATACTCTTACAAAAGGAACTTATCTTACGATCGCGGGTCGTCTTCCATTAATTAGAGATCCTGAGATACGGCTTTATGATTATGCGATTACTACTTCTATTTCTTTTGAAATTCCGGAATGGAGAGATTCTTCAAAAAAATCGGAGAAAGAAGCGGAAGAATTCGAGTCTGAAGATGACTTAGAGAAGAAGTAG